In Musa acuminata AAA Group cultivar baxijiao chromosome BXJ3-9, Cavendish_Baxijiao_AAA, whole genome shotgun sequence, a single genomic region encodes these proteins:
- the LOC135582586 gene encoding probable arabinosyltransferase ARAD1, with product MQPSISVTRRFLFYVLFASLFLLLFTCSDLLRPRSRPLVPQTVLMFVLPNKTSDDSFGARDRTKFPHSDPFPFSSSIVVNDRRGRSEKDIREASSKGCDLDRSLLKVYMYDLPPEFHFGSLGWKGKTDQTWPDIAEMDRIPTYPGGLNLQHSVEYWLTLDLLASNVPIVARPCTVVRVTNSSSADVFFVPFFSSLSYNRHSKPQGKGKASKNRILQDELVRYLMGREEWNRGGGKDHVIVAHHPNSMLQARRKLGSAMFLLADFGRYPSKIANLKKDIIAPYRHVVRSVGNDSATFDERPILAYFQGAINRKDGGKIRRKLYYLLKDEKDVHFSYGSVRENGIRSSGQGMASSKFCLNIAGDTPSSNRLFDAIVSHCVPIVISDDIELPFEDILDYSDFCIFVRTSDAVKKGFLLDLLRGIKRTEWTKMWERLKQIAHHFEYQYPSKQGDSVQMIWEEVARKIPYVRLSLNKEKRLHRSQFVKQSK from the exons ATGCAACCCTCGATCTCGGTGACGAGAAGGTTCCTCTTCTATGTTCTGTTTGCGTcgttgttcttgttgttgtttaCGTGTTCCGATCTTTTGAGGCCCCGCAGTAGGCCCCTTGTACCTCAAACAGTGCTCATGTTCGTTCTTCCTAATAAGACTTCAGATGACAGCTTTGGAGCTAGAGATAGGACCAAGTTTCCCCATTCCGATCCATTTCCCTTTTCTTCCTCAATCGTCGTCAATGATAGACGAGGAAGATCCGAGAAAGACATTAGAGAAGCAAGCAGCAAAGGATGCGACTTGGATCGGTCTTTACTCAAGGTATACATGTATGATTTGCCTCCTGAGTTTCATTTTGGATCGTTGGGTTGGAAGGGAAAAACCGATCAGACATGGCCGGATATCGCCGAAATGGATCGAATTCCGACCTACCCTGGTGGATTAAATTTGCAGCATAGTGTAGAATACTGGCTCACCTTGGATCTTCTTGCTTCAAATGTTCCCATTGTGGCGAGGCCTTGCACAGTGGTCCGTGTGACAAATTCAAGCTCGGCGGATGTGTTCTTCGTGCCCTTCTTCTCATCTTTGAGTTACAACCGGCATTCGAAGCCACAAGGGAAAGGTAAAGCTAGCAAAAACAGGATTTTGCAGGATGAGTTGGTGAGGTACTTAATGGGCAGAGAGGAGTGGAATAGAGGTGGTGGGAAGGATCATGTTATTGTAGCTCACCATCCCAACAGCATGTTGCAGGCTCGAAGGAAGCTTGGTTCTGCTATGTTTCTGCTTGCAGATTTTGGGAGGTACCCATCGAAGATAGCCAATCTCAAGAAGGATATCATTGCTCCTTACAGGCATGTAGTTCGTTCGGTCGGCAATGACTCTGCCACCTTCGATGAGCGTCCGATATTAGCATATTTCCAGGGAGCCATCAATAGGAAGGAT GGCGGTAAAATTCGTCGAAAGCTCTATTACCTTCTCAAAGATGAGAAAGATGTGCACTTTTCGTATGGTAGCGTAAGGGAGAATGGAATAAGAAGTTCTGGTCAGGGAATGGCTTCATCGAAATTCTGCCTGAATATCGCTGGAGACACCCCCTCCTCAAATCGTCTCTTCGATGCCATTGTCAGCCATTGTGTTCCCATTGTGATCAGTGATGACATTGAACTCCCGTTCGAAGATATCCTAGACTAttcagatttttgcatctttgtaCGCACCTCGGATGCTGTTAAGAAGGGTTTTCTTCTGGACCTTCTCAGGGGAATCAAAAGAACAGAATGGACTAAGATGTGGGAAAGGTTGAAGCAAATAGCTCATCACTTTGAGTATCAGTACCCATCAAAGCAGGGGGATTCTGTTCAGATGATCTGGGAAGAAGTTGCTCGCAAAATCCCATATGTTCGTCTGAGccttaacaaggagaagagattacACAGATCACAGTTTGTGAAGCAAAGCAAATAG